A single Actinomadura algeriensis DNA region contains:
- a CDS encoding SDR family oxidoreductase, whose translation MTLTDRTALVTGGSRGIGRAIVRRFAADGARVVFSYREGEDAADELVRELGGRAVAVRADQEDPGTIDALFEPVGESLDIVVNNAAINPHRRIAETTGDDFDRALTVNTKYPLLVMRRAETLMPDGGRIVNVSTLNTVLPAPGHALYAASKAALEQLTAVAAREFGPRGITVNSVSPGTTDTDLFRETNPPGAAEQVRALTALGRLGRPDDIASVVAFLAGPDGGWITGQNLRATGGLVV comes from the coding sequence ATGACGCTCACGGACAGGACGGCCCTGGTCACCGGCGGCTCGCGCGGGATCGGACGGGCCATCGTGCGACGGTTCGCGGCGGACGGCGCCCGCGTCGTGTTCAGCTATCGGGAGGGCGAGGACGCGGCGGACGAACTGGTGCGGGAACTCGGGGGACGTGCCGTCGCCGTGCGGGCCGACCAGGAGGATCCGGGGACGATCGACGCGCTGTTCGAGCCCGTCGGGGAGTCCCTCGACATCGTCGTGAACAACGCGGCGATCAATCCGCACCGGCGGATCGCCGAGACGACCGGCGACGATTTCGACCGGGCGCTGACCGTCAACACCAAATATCCGCTCCTGGTGATGCGGCGGGCCGAGACGCTGATGCCGGACGGGGGCCGGATCGTCAACGTGTCGACGCTCAACACCGTGCTGCCCGCACCGGGGCACGCGCTCTACGCGGCGAGCAAGGCGGCGCTGGAGCAGCTCACCGCCGTCGCCGCCCGCGAGTTCGGCCCGCGCGGCATCACCGTGAACTCGGTCTCGCCCGGCACGACCGACACCGACCTGTTCCGGGAGACGAACCCGCCCGGGGCCGCGGAGCAGGTCAGGGCGCTCACCGCGCTCGGGAGGCTGGGGCGCCCGGACGACATCGCGAGCGTCGTCGCGTTCCTGGCCGGGCCGGACGGCGGCTGGATCACCGGGCAGAACCTGCGGGCGACCGGCGGGCTGGTGGTCTGA
- a CDS encoding serine/threonine-protein kinase, with translation MGWDREGVLAGRYRRLDRIGQGGMGAVWRAHDADLDREVAVKELRVPEQVAEDERAVWYARMEREARAAARLRHPGIVTVHDRVVGEDGRPWIVMELVRGRSLDRVLAEQGALPARRVAAIGLAMLDALSAAHANGIVHRDVKPANVLLEDERVLLTDFGIAAVEGDATLTRSGAVLGTPAYMSPEQVEGRSVAPASDLWSLGATLYAAVEGRPPFTAPAHGGLFVAIATRDPAPPRCGGPLAEVLRGLLTKDPADRPSPEHVRELLIAAAKGLAGRSATVAGPPRSATLVDSMAGAAVIGRDQAVAVRGALACIWITVAFTMLLGAGDDFPLLTQIEHWVPVGLVLAVILSIGLWSLTHRPVLALVAVAVINVWVTVGALLANHALGNEMQADADATFSWLAGAFAMMFAFAGANRVLAARIPSVGSRQALLSVVVVLEGLVMTLWPWAVAGLGGMQLHPPDHGRSEEFFVSALGIMLLAWIAAQAVLRPARAGLDPGR, from the coding sequence GTGGGCTGGGATCGCGAAGGTGTGCTGGCGGGGCGGTATCGGAGGCTCGACCGGATCGGGCAGGGCGGGATGGGCGCGGTGTGGCGCGCCCACGACGCCGACCTGGATCGGGAGGTCGCGGTCAAGGAACTGCGGGTGCCCGAGCAGGTCGCCGAGGACGAACGGGCCGTCTGGTACGCGCGGATGGAGCGGGAGGCGCGGGCCGCGGCGCGGCTGCGGCATCCGGGCATCGTGACGGTCCACGACCGGGTGGTGGGCGAGGACGGACGCCCGTGGATCGTGATGGAGCTGGTGCGGGGCCGGTCGCTGGACCGCGTGCTCGCCGAGCAGGGGGCGCTCCCGGCGCGGCGGGTCGCCGCGATCGGGCTGGCGATGCTGGACGCGCTGTCGGCGGCCCACGCGAACGGCATCGTCCACCGCGACGTGAAACCGGCCAACGTGCTGCTGGAGGACGAGCGGGTTCTGCTCACCGACTTCGGGATCGCGGCGGTCGAGGGCGACGCGACCCTGACCCGTTCGGGCGCGGTGCTCGGCACGCCCGCGTACATGTCCCCGGAGCAGGTCGAGGGCCGGTCGGTGGCCCCGGCGTCGGACCTGTGGTCGCTCGGCGCGACCCTGTACGCGGCGGTGGAGGGGCGCCCGCCGTTCACCGCGCCCGCGCACGGCGGCCTGTTCGTCGCCATCGCGACCCGCGACCCGGCCCCGCCGCGGTGCGGCGGCCCGCTCGCGGAGGTGCTGCGCGGCCTGCTGACCAAGGACCCCGCCGACCGGCCGTCGCCCGAGCACGTCCGAGAGCTGCTGATCGCCGCGGCGAAGGGTCTCGCCGGGCGTTCCGCGACCGTCGCCGGGCCGCCGCGCTCGGCGACCCTCGTCGATTCCATGGCCGGTGCGGCCGTGATCGGCCGTGACCAGGCGGTCGCCGTACGGGGCGCCCTTGCCTGTATCTGGATCACCGTTGCCTTCACGATGCTTCTGGGCGCCGGGGACGATTTCCCCTTACTGACCCAGATCGAGCACTGGGTGCCGGTGGGACTGGTTTTGGCGGTCATCCTGTCGATCGGGTTGTGGAGTCTGACGCACCGGCCGGTGCTGGCGCTCGTGGCCGTCGCGGTGATCAACGTGTGGGTGACCGTCGGCGCCCTGCTGGCGAACCACGCGCTCGGGAATGAGATGCAGGCCGATGCCGACGCGACGTTCAGCTGGCTGGCGGGCGCATTCGCGATGATGTTCGCGTTCGCGGGGGCGAATCGGGTCCTGGCCGCTCGGATTCCATCCGTCGGTTCCCGGCAGGCCCTGCTCAGTGTGGTCGTGGTCCTCGAAGGCCTCGTCATGACACTCTGGCCGTGGGCCGTCGCGGGGCTGGGAGGCATGCAGTTGCATCCGCCGGATCATGGTCGGAGCGAAGAGTTCTTCGTGTCCGCTCTGGGAATCATGCTTTTGGCCTGGATCGCCGCGCAGGCCGTCCTCCGGCCGGCTCGGGCCGGACTCGACCCCGGGCGGTGA
- a CDS encoding helix-turn-helix domain-containing protein → MQVHSVMADDTGPCEIVVRAAHPRLRPYVIGYSGFRAAVPSGRPLRRRVLPLNLAVLIIDFDGPCSTVTGPRGTPLVSEEAGWRRGVSIGFTPAGVAALCDLPIRDLVGAAAPPADVLGPRVARLADRLAEAPGWDARFDVLDERLSAWPAPSAARPDDLVLRAWWRLQAPAGPVGGVARDLGVSLRYLQLGFRRHIGLPPKTVARIARFQRAAQVIGDPAAAVACGYADQPHFSRDVREMSGLSPTELFAFVQDGRASAPLASGA, encoded by the coding sequence GTGCAGGTCCACTCGGTCATGGCGGACGACACCGGCCCGTGCGAGATCGTCGTGCGGGCGGCGCATCCGCGGCTGCGTCCGTACGTCATCGGGTACTCGGGGTTCCGGGCGGCCGTACCGTCCGGACGGCCGCTGCGGCGTCGCGTCCTGCCGCTGAACCTCGCCGTGCTGATCATCGACTTCGACGGGCCGTGCTCGACGGTTACCGGGCCGCGCGGCACGCCGCTGGTGTCGGAGGAGGCGGGGTGGCGGCGCGGGGTGTCGATCGGGTTCACCCCGGCGGGGGTGGCCGCGCTGTGCGACCTCCCGATCCGGGACCTCGTCGGCGCGGCGGCCCCGCCCGCGGACGTCCTCGGCCCGCGCGTGGCGCGGCTCGCGGACCGGCTGGCGGAGGCGCCGGGATGGGACGCGCGGTTCGACGTCCTCGACGAGCGGCTGTCGGCGTGGCCGGCACCGTCGGCGGCCCGTCCGGACGATCTCGTCCTGCGGGCCTGGTGGCGGCTGCAGGCCCCCGCCGGTCCGGTCGGCGGGGTCGCGCGCGACCTGGGGGTCAGCCTGCGGTACCTGCAACTGGGCTTCCGACGGCACATCGGGCTGCCGCCCAAGACGGTCGCGCGGATCGCCCGCTTCCAGCGGGCCGCGCAGGTGATCGGCGACCCGGCGGCGGCCGTGGCGTGCGGGTACGCCGACCAGCCGCACTTCAGCCGGGACGTGCGGGAGATGAGCGGCCTGTCGCCCACCGAACTGTTCGCGTTCGTTCAAGACGGCCGCGCGTCCGCGCCGTTAGCGTCCGGGGCATGA
- a CDS encoding GNAT family N-acetyltransferase, producing MTTGPLSVRPARADDPAEIDRVYDICLRTGAAGKDATDLFDDPRLLGDVFAGPYLAHSPDLAWVLAPEGSSSLPVGYFLAVADTASFERELEDAWWPRVRARTAQRTVRSSPFEGWLHSYVDSPPRTSADLTSRYPAHFHVDLLPEAQGGGHGRRLLSTALNALRERGVPGVHLGVSAANTNALAFYAHLGFELLDDGPDTKFLTMRL from the coding sequence ATGACCACCGGCCCGCTGTCCGTCCGTCCGGCCCGCGCCGACGATCCCGCGGAGATCGACCGCGTCTACGACATCTGCCTGCGCACCGGGGCCGCCGGGAAGGACGCGACGGACCTGTTCGACGATCCCCGGCTGCTCGGTGACGTCTTCGCCGGGCCGTACCTCGCCCACTCACCCGACCTCGCGTGGGTCCTCGCCCCCGAGGGATCGTCGTCGCTCCCCGTCGGCTACTTCCTCGCCGTCGCCGACACCGCGTCCTTCGAGCGCGAACTCGAGGACGCCTGGTGGCCGCGCGTCCGCGCACGAACGGCGCAACGGACCGTCCGGTCCAGCCCCTTCGAGGGGTGGCTGCACTCCTACGTCGACTCCCCGCCCCGCACGTCAGCGGACCTCACCAGCCGCTACCCGGCCCACTTCCACGTGGACCTCCTGCCCGAGGCGCAGGGCGGCGGCCACGGACGACGCTTGCTGTCCACGGCCCTGAACGCCCTGCGCGAGCGCGGCGTGCCCGGCGTCCACCTCGGCGTCTCCGCCGCCAACACCAACGCGCTGGCCTTCTACGCCCACCTGGGCTTCGAGTTGCTCGACGACGGCCCCGACACCAAGTTCCTCACCATGCGCCTGTAG
- a CDS encoding hydrogen peroxide-inducible genes activator, with amino-acid sequence MAQLRAFLALAEHLHFRDAAAALRMSQPALSGAVAALEETLETRLVERTTRKVMLTPAGERVARRAERVLAELDRLVEDVRAVRGPLVGPLRVGVIPTVAPYLLPVVLPRLAKDFPELELSVREERTDGIVAELLAGRLDVVVIALPSPVAGVREVPLYDEDFVLVAPASQDLAVPSGGVAREVLGELDVLLLNEGHCLRDQAMDVCREVGGRAVAATYATSLATLVQLVSGGLGVTLVPETALPVETRRAPNLALHRFRDPAPFRRVGLGYRATSPRAKEFEALAESVREAISDPVTESPGFRPSAC; translated from the coding sequence GTGGCACAGCTCAGGGCGTTCCTGGCGCTCGCCGAGCATCTGCACTTCCGGGACGCCGCGGCCGCGCTGCGGATGAGCCAGCCCGCGCTGTCGGGGGCGGTGGCGGCGCTGGAGGAGACGCTCGAGACGCGGCTCGTGGAGCGGACGACGCGGAAGGTGATGCTGACGCCGGCGGGGGAGCGGGTCGCGCGTCGGGCCGAGCGGGTGCTGGCCGAGCTCGACCGGCTGGTCGAGGACGTCCGGGCGGTGCGGGGGCCGCTGGTGGGGCCGCTGCGGGTCGGGGTCATCCCGACGGTCGCCCCCTACCTGCTGCCCGTCGTGCTGCCGAGGCTCGCCAAGGACTTTCCGGAGCTGGAGCTGTCGGTGCGCGAGGAGCGGACGGACGGGATCGTGGCCGAGCTCCTCGCGGGACGGCTGGACGTCGTCGTGATCGCGCTGCCCTCGCCGGTCGCGGGAGTGCGCGAGGTGCCGCTCTACGACGAGGACTTCGTGCTGGTCGCGCCCGCCTCGCAGGACCTCGCGGTGCCGAGCGGGGGCGTCGCGCGGGAGGTGCTCGGCGAGCTGGACGTGCTGCTGCTCAACGAGGGGCACTGCCTGCGCGACCAGGCCATGGACGTGTGCCGCGAGGTCGGCGGGCGTGCCGTGGCGGCCACGTACGCGACGAGCCTGGCGACGCTCGTCCAGCTCGTGTCGGGCGGGCTCGGGGTGACCCTGGTGCCGGAGACGGCGCTGCCGGTGGAGACGCGGCGGGCGCCGAACCTCGCGCTGCACCGGTTCCGCGACCCGGCGCCGTTCCGGCGGGTGGGGCTCGGGTACCGGGCCACGTCGCCGCGGGCGAAGGAGTTCGAGGCGCTCGCGGAGAGCGTCCGGGAGGCGATCTCGGACCCGGTGACCGAATCGCCGGGTTTCCGGCCGTCCGCCTGCTGA
- a CDS encoding FAD-dependent monooxygenase, with protein sequence MKNANVLVSGASIAGPALAYWLTRYGFTVTIVERAPGVRPGGQAIDVRGPALHVAERMGVLDELRGMSTGMRGMSVVDEEGAEVFRTTERTVSGGDLDAPDVEVLRDDLARLVTDATRGVEYLFDDSIAALEQDDDEVRVTFESGATRTFDLVVGADGLHSNTRRLVFGPTEEFIGHLGTYMAVCTVPNFLELDHWQVMHQIPGPDLRGAMVMSVRDDTEARAYMMFDSAEPIPYDHRDIEGQKDIVARELAHGRWEMPRLLELMRRSPDFHFDSGAQIHLDAWSHGRVVLLGDAAYCGSPLSGQGTSMALVGAYVLAGELKAADGDHRAAFAAYEKELRDYVGANQRIAVANLRRRQAGGSPEELVDAGAEEFAKVVASFDVKEY encoded by the coding sequence ATGAAGAACGCGAACGTCCTCGTCTCCGGTGCGAGCATCGCCGGACCGGCCCTCGCGTACTGGCTGACCCGGTACGGGTTCACCGTCACGATCGTCGAGCGGGCGCCCGGCGTCCGGCCCGGCGGGCAGGCGATCGACGTGCGGGGACCGGCGCTGCACGTCGCCGAGCGGATGGGCGTCCTGGACGAGCTGCGCGGCATGTCCACCGGGATGCGCGGGATGTCCGTCGTGGACGAGGAAGGGGCCGAGGTCTTCCGCACCACCGAGCGCACCGTCAGCGGCGGCGACCTGGACGCCCCGGACGTCGAGGTCCTCCGCGACGACCTCGCCCGGCTCGTCACCGACGCGACCCGCGGCGTGGAGTACCTCTTCGACGACTCCATCGCCGCGCTGGAACAGGACGACGACGAGGTGCGCGTGACGTTCGAGAGCGGCGCGACCCGCACGTTCGACCTGGTGGTCGGCGCGGACGGGCTGCACTCCAACACCCGGCGCCTGGTGTTCGGACCGACCGAGGAGTTCATCGGTCATCTCGGCACGTACATGGCGGTGTGCACCGTGCCGAACTTCCTGGAACTGGACCACTGGCAGGTCATGCACCAGATTCCCGGCCCGGACCTGCGTGGCGCGATGGTCATGAGCGTCCGGGACGACACAGAAGCGCGCGCGTACATGATGTTCGACTCCGCCGAGCCGATCCCCTACGACCACCGCGACATCGAGGGCCAGAAGGACATCGTGGCGCGCGAGCTCGCCCACGGGCGCTGGGAGATGCCGCGGCTGCTGGAGCTGATGCGGCGCTCGCCCGACTTCCACTTCGACTCCGGCGCGCAGATCCACCTGGACGCGTGGTCGCACGGACGGGTCGTCCTGCTCGGGGACGCCGCGTACTGCGGTTCCCCGCTGTCGGGCCAGGGCACCAGCATGGCGCTGGTCGGCGCGTACGTCCTCGCGGGCGAGCTGAAGGCCGCGGACGGCGACCACCGCGCCGCGTTCGCCGCGTACGAGAAGGAGCTGCGCGACTACGTCGGCGCGAACCAGCGGATCGCCGTCGCGAACCTGCGGCGGCGGCAGGCGGGCGGCTCCCCGGAGGAGCTCGTCGACGCCGGCGCGGAGGAGTTCGCGAAGGTCGTCGCGTCCTTCGACGTCAAGGAGTACTGA